The Immundisolibacter cernigliae genome has a window encoding:
- a CDS encoding PQQ-dependent dehydrogenase, methanol/ethanol family gives MRVRQFLIGALAVLVGGAASAAAPTRDDLLADAVNTQDVVTYGMGLNVNRFSPLDQINAKTVDKLAPAWTANLDDDRGQEAQPLVHDGVIYAITHKSTFAFDARTGKQLWRHDLSFEKRMARVVCCGMIARGAVLYEGKLIRQALDNRVLALDMKTGQEVWSVQAADWQDGYTMTGAPLVADGVVIAGVAGGDMGVRGFLDGYDASTGKKLWRFWTTAGPDDPAGKTWEGDAYLHGGGATWLPGSYDPKLDLVYWGIGNPGPWNATVRPGDNLYTDSVVALRPKTGELVWHYQYIPNDTFDYDGVNELIQADLQIDGKTRQVILNANRNGFFYVIDRATGELLRANQFIDNQNWAKGLEPKTGRPILSDTAKAVLAGEEQVIWPSNIGGKNWGPASFNPNTGLVYLNGFELSMKYKLLNASWRRGMMFVAADFSFRLPEGGPPLGYLRAVDPLTGKRVWQVPYDPPANGGTLSTAGELVFTGLMTGELVAHHARTGKLLWSHKTASGIIGPPITYELDGQQYVAVMSGIGGLLALYLPHPELAKVPKGGSLTVFRLPAGGAQ, from the coding sequence ATGCGCGTGCGGCAATTCTTGATCGGCGCCCTGGCGGTCTTGGTCGGCGGCGCAGCTTCGGCCGCTGCGCCGACCCGGGACGATCTGCTGGCCGACGCCGTCAACACGCAGGACGTGGTCACCTACGGCATGGGCCTGAACGTAAACCGCTTCAGCCCGCTGGATCAGATCAACGCCAAAACCGTCGACAAGCTCGCCCCGGCATGGACTGCCAACCTGGACGACGACCGCGGCCAGGAGGCTCAGCCGCTGGTCCACGATGGCGTGATCTACGCCATCACCCACAAGAGCACGTTTGCCTTCGACGCCCGCACCGGCAAGCAGCTGTGGCGGCACGATCTGAGTTTCGAGAAGCGCATGGCCCGCGTGGTGTGCTGCGGCATGATCGCCCGCGGCGCCGTGCTCTACGAGGGCAAGCTGATCCGCCAGGCGCTCGACAACCGCGTGCTCGCGCTGGACATGAAAACCGGCCAGGAAGTGTGGAGCGTGCAGGCCGCCGACTGGCAGGACGGTTACACCATGACCGGCGCGCCGCTGGTGGCCGATGGCGTGGTGATTGCCGGCGTGGCCGGCGGCGACATGGGCGTGCGCGGCTTTCTGGACGGCTACGACGCCAGCACCGGCAAGAAACTGTGGCGCTTCTGGACCACCGCCGGGCCGGACGATCCGGCCGGCAAGACCTGGGAAGGGGACGCCTATCTGCACGGCGGCGGCGCCACCTGGTTGCCCGGCTCCTACGATCCGAAGCTCGACCTGGTCTATTGGGGCATCGGCAACCCCGGTCCGTGGAACGCCACCGTACGCCCGGGCGACAACCTGTACACCGACAGCGTGGTGGCGCTGCGCCCGAAGACCGGCGAGCTCGTCTGGCACTACCAGTACATCCCGAACGACACCTTCGACTATGACGGCGTCAACGAGCTGATCCAGGCCGACCTCCAGATCGACGGCAAGACCCGTCAGGTGATCCTGAACGCCAACCGCAATGGCTTCTTCTACGTGATCGACCGCGCCACCGGCGAGCTGCTGCGGGCCAATCAGTTCATCGACAACCAGAACTGGGCCAAGGGCCTGGAACCGAAGACCGGCCGGCCGATCCTGTCTGACACGGCCAAGGCCGTGCTGGCCGGTGAGGAACAGGTGATCTGGCCGTCGAACATCGGCGGCAAGAACTGGGGTCCGGCCTCGTTCAACCCGAACACCGGTCTGGTGTACCTGAACGGTTTCGAGCTGTCGATGAAGTACAAGCTGCTGAATGCTTCCTGGCGGCGCGGCATGATGTTCGTGGCGGCCGATTTTTCCTTTCGCCTGCCGGAAGGAGGCCCACCGCTCGGTTACCTGCGGGCAGTGGACCCGCTGACCGGCAAGCGCGTGTGGCAGGTGCCGTACGACCCCCCGGCCAATGGCGGCACGCTGTCCACGGCCGGCGAGTTGGTGTTCACGGGCCTGATGACCGGCGAACTGGTGGCCCACCACGCCCGCACCGGCAAGCTGCTGTGGAGCCACAAGACGGCGTCCGGCATCATCGGCCCGCCGATCACCTATGAGCTCGACGGCCAGCAGTACGTGGCGGTGATGAGCGGCATCGGCGGCCTGCTGGCGCTGTACCTGCCGCATCCGGAGTTGGCCAAGGTGCCCAAGGGCGGCAGTCTGACGGTGTTTCGGCTGCCGGCCGGGGGCGCACAGTGA
- the hemP gene encoding hemin uptake protein HemP encodes MTDSHRPPLERPTDDANCAPPRYTSEQLFGGMRHVVIVHGTREYSLRLTATNKLILTA; translated from the coding sequence ATGACTGACAGCCATCGCCCGCCGCTCGAACGACCGACCGACGATGCGAATTGCGCACCGCCCCGCTACACCAGCGAGCAATTGTTTGGCGGGATGCGCCACGTGGTGATCGTGCATGGCACGCGGGAATACAGCCTGCGCCTGACCGCCACCAACAAGCTCATTCTCACGGCCTGA
- a CDS encoding substrate-binding periplasmic protein, with product MIDKRNWLRGPACAAALFAGPAFGMGQGLKVCLESGSPPLSSEARGGIDLAVARQVADWLGRPLEIVWYEVEDDADASPAAQVNGLLSAGVCQLAGGYPLVSDGLRVPLTDKYPLVLPDGTRRFVTLGTPIHTAPYRSVDFRIVLGAGKRAVSSLDELRGLRLLAEQNSLADNLLLAHGGGVLRPGVVHVPMLQAGVLAALEKGAGDAALVEGPQFDAYRLAHPDSALQDSGYRHPLQVNVGFVALETQRGLVDLFNEAIPDLLAEGDIEAEFAKQGYRLQKPVEPVVLPPLTLRLLMRPADGS from the coding sequence ATGATCGACAAACGGAATTGGCTGCGCGGCCCCGCCTGCGCGGCGGCCTTGTTTGCCGGGCCGGCCTTTGGCATGGGCCAGGGCCTGAAGGTGTGCCTCGAAAGCGGATCGCCGCCGCTGTCATCCGAAGCGCGCGGCGGGATCGATCTTGCCGTCGCCCGGCAGGTGGCGGACTGGCTCGGCCGCCCGCTGGAAATCGTCTGGTACGAGGTCGAGGACGACGCCGACGCATCCCCGGCAGCGCAGGTCAACGGTCTGCTGTCTGCCGGCGTGTGTCAGCTGGCGGGCGGCTATCCGCTGGTCAGCGACGGCCTGCGCGTGCCACTGACGGACAAGTACCCACTGGTGCTGCCGGACGGCACTCGCCGCTTCGTGACGCTTGGCACGCCCATCCACACGGCGCCGTACCGTTCGGTCGATTTTCGAATCGTGCTGGGTGCGGGCAAGCGCGCCGTGAGCAGCCTGGATGAGCTGCGCGGCCTGCGGCTATTGGCCGAGCAGAACAGCCTGGCGGATAACCTGCTGCTCGCCCACGGCGGCGGCGTGCTGCGCCCAGGCGTGGTGCATGTGCCGATGCTGCAGGCCGGCGTGCTGGCGGCGCTCGAGAAAGGCGCTGGCGATGCGGCGCTGGTGGAAGGGCCGCAGTTCGATGCCTACCGACTGGCACACCCCGACAGCGCGCTGCAGGACAGCGGCTACCGGCACCCGCTGCAGGTGAACGTGGGATTCGTGGCGCTGGAAACGCAGCGCGGGCTGGTGGACCTGTTCAACGAGGCGATTCCCGACCTGCTTGCCGAGGGCGACATCGAGGCCGAGTTCGCCAAACAGGGTTACCGGTTGCAGAAACCGGTCGAGCCGGTGGTGCTGCCGCCACTCACGCTGCGCCTGCTGATGCGCCCGGCGGACGGTTCGTGA
- a CDS encoding energy transducer TonB codes for MEVTQPRFDAAYLNNPAPPYPPLSRRLGEQGRVLMRVYVDPNGTPTQVELRQSSGSQRLDTAAETAVRRWRFVPARRGSDAVGAWVLVPISFNLRNS; via the coding sequence GTGGAAGTGACCCAACCGCGCTTCGATGCCGCCTATCTGAACAACCCGGCGCCGCCCTATCCTCCGCTTTCGCGTCGCCTGGGTGAACAGGGACGCGTCCTGATGCGGGTCTATGTCGATCCCAACGGAACACCGACCCAGGTCGAGTTGCGCCAATCGAGCGGCTCGCAGCGGCTCGACACTGCCGCCGAGACGGCCGTGCGGCGCTGGCGCTTCGTCCCTGCCCGGCGCGGGAGCGACGCGGTGGGTGCCTGGGTTCTGGTGCCCATTTCATTCAATCTGAGGAATTCCTGA
- a CDS encoding Bro-N domain-containing protein: MSKKSTTNLPVIETDRIVVFQEQTIRRTWHADQWWFSVIDVVGVLSESSNANRYWSDLKRKLAQEAGSGQPYEKIVRLKLTAPDGKQRETDCANTETLFRIIQSIPSPKAEPFKRWLAQVGYERVKEIEDPELASARARELYEAKGYPKDWIEKRLRSITVRGALTDEWKQRGVTEGREYSILTAEIARATFGITPGDHKKLKGLEQAKAANLRDHMTDLELIFTMLGEASTTEIAKRKDAQGFQQNKTAAKVGGAVAGNARKELEAKSGKPVVSRENYLAQPDSDAAETPGLTPPRKKPRNKQ; encoded by the coding sequence ATGAGCAAGAAATCGACGACCAATCTTCCTGTCATCGAGACCGATCGAATCGTCGTTTTTCAGGAGCAAACCATCCGCCGCACCTGGCATGCAGACCAATGGTGGTTCTCCGTCATCGACGTGGTGGGCGTGCTTTCCGAGAGCAGCAATGCCAACCGTTATTGGTCGGATCTCAAACGCAAGCTGGCCCAGGAAGCGGGTTCCGGCCAACCGTACGAAAAAATCGTACGGTTGAAACTGACCGCGCCGGACGGCAAGCAGCGCGAAACCGACTGCGCCAATACCGAGACCCTGTTCCGCATCATCCAGTCCATTCCCTCGCCCAAGGCCGAGCCCTTCAAGCGCTGGCTGGCCCAGGTCGGCTATGAACGGGTCAAGGAGATCGAAGACCCGGAGCTCGCCAGCGCCCGGGCGCGCGAGCTCTATGAAGCCAAGGGCTACCCCAAGGACTGGATCGAGAAGCGCCTGCGCTCCATCACCGTGCGCGGCGCCCTCACCGACGAATGGAAGCAGCGCGGCGTCACCGAGGGCCGCGAATACTCCATCCTCACCGCCGAGATCGCCCGCGCCACCTTCGGCATCACCCCCGGCGACCACAAGAAGCTCAAGGGCCTGGAACAGGCCAAGGCCGCCAACCTGCGCGACCACATGACCGACCTGGAACTGATCTTCACCATGCTGGGCGAGGCCAGCACCACCGAGATCGCCAAGCGCAAGGACGCCCAGGGTTTCCAGCAGAACAAGACCGCCGCCAAGGTGGGTGGCGCTGTGGCCGGCAACGCACGCAAGGAACTGGAGGCGAAGTCCGGCAAACCCGTCGTCAGCCGCGAAAACTATCTGGCGCAGCCGGACTCGGATGCCGCCGAAACGCCCGGTCTTACGCCGCCCAGGAAGAAACCGAGGAACAAGCAATGA
- a CDS encoding M48 family metallopeptidase produces MTGTLTYGADTIRYEVRFLASRRTLAIEVHPNSRVLVRAPVDCPEALITERVQKRAAWISRQLAEFGRYRPRTPARQYVNGESHLYLGRQYRLKLISGEAASVTKSQGAILDARSAPAGGAPGMARIKLTRGQLLVMLRGESGAERGPDQVRALLHRWYLDRARAVFTEVLDASLLHFKNVEQPRLIVRAMQSRWGSLSRAGSMTLNVNLVRAPRPCIEYVVIHELCHTKHRDHDARFFKLLGQVMPDWEQRKQRLEAALL; encoded by the coding sequence ATGACCGGAACGCTGACCTACGGCGCCGACACCATCCGCTACGAAGTGCGCTTTCTGGCATCGAGGCGAACCCTGGCTATCGAGGTCCACCCTAACAGCCGCGTGTTGGTACGCGCGCCGGTCGATTGCCCCGAGGCACTGATTACTGAGCGGGTGCAGAAACGGGCCGCATGGATCAGCCGGCAACTGGCCGAGTTCGGGCGCTACCGGCCCCGCACGCCGGCAAGGCAGTACGTCAACGGGGAATCGCATCTCTATCTCGGCCGGCAGTACCGACTAAAGCTGATCTCGGGGGAGGCAGCCAGCGTGACAAAATCGCAGGGAGCGATTCTGGACGCACGAAGTGCGCCGGCAGGGGGCGCGCCAGGGATGGCGCGCATCAAACTCACGCGCGGCCAGCTTCTGGTCATGCTGCGCGGCGAGTCGGGGGCTGAGCGCGGCCCGGATCAAGTCAGGGCACTCCTGCATCGCTGGTATCTCGACCGCGCACGCGCCGTATTCACCGAAGTGCTGGACGCCAGCCTGCTCCACTTCAAGAACGTCGAGCAGCCGCGCCTGATCGTGCGCGCCATGCAATCCCGCTGGGGCAGTCTGTCGCGTGCTGGTTCCATGACGTTGAACGTCAACCTGGTGCGCGCGCCCCGGCCGTGCATCGAGTATGTGGTGATCCACGAGCTTTGCCACACCAAACACCGCGACCACGATGCACGCTTTTTCAAGCTGCTCGGGCAAGTGATGCCCGATTGGGAACAGCGCAAGCAGCGGCTGGAAGCGGCGCTGCTGTGA
- a CDS encoding c-type cytochrome, giving the protein MPDPAQIELGGQLYFQMCRQCHGPELQSSGAGSFDLRQFPPDDPQRFRESVMHGKNDGMPAHDDILTNEDVDALFAYVVATQQARQARKP; this is encoded by the coding sequence GTGCCGGACCCGGCCCAGATCGAGCTTGGCGGGCAACTGTATTTCCAGATGTGCCGGCAGTGCCACGGCCCCGAGCTGCAAAGCAGCGGGGCAGGGTCCTTCGACCTGCGCCAGTTTCCGCCGGATGATCCGCAGCGCTTTCGCGAGTCGGTCATGCACGGCAAGAACGACGGCATGCCGGCCCACGACGACATCCTGACGAACGAGGATGTCGATGCCCTGTTCGCCTACGTGGTGGCGACGCAGCAGGCCCGGCAGGCCCGCAAGCCATGA
- a CDS encoding type I restriction endonuclease subunit R — translation MSTPDASQSSERSFRFDEKYLSQIPALQVLVNLGYQYLTPAEALAARGGKAGNVLLEEILREQLKKLNRIQHKGGSYLFSEENIQSAIQRLKNVKYDGLLRTNEAVYDLLTLGLALEQSVEGDLKSFTLNYVDWRNPANNVYHVAAEFAVERTRSVETCRPDVVLFVNGIPFAVIECKSPRVEVDQAISQTIRNQRDEYIPRLFTYTQMVLALNKNEARYATTGTPAKFWSKWKEDVADADLAPLLERPLPESVKASLFDLAFAELGVREEIAPYLVGRQVTEQDRTLYALCRPERLLEMAWAFTVFDGGVRKIARYQQVFAIQEVLQRVRQIEPALSPGPSPASGRGEFRRRGGIVWHTQGSGKSLTMVMLARALALEPAIRNPRIVLVTDRVDLDKQLGNTFAACGLAPDRAESGRHLVELVSDGKAHIVTTLVHKFDKALAYKKFSDASPDIFVLVDETQRTQLGGYSARMRQMFPNACYIGFTGTPLLTREKSDVAKFGGVIHTYAIDQAVADGAIVPLLYEGRMVELEQNQAAIDIWFERHTQGLTDQQKTDLKKKYARAEMLNKAEQVIYMRAFDISEHYRQNWQGTGFKAQLVAPNKAAALRYKAFLDELGAVSSEVIISPPDEREGFDEIDAEESTDAVVAFWQRMMKRYGSEEDYNKQIVNAFKFGDEPEILIVVDKLLTGFDAPRNTVLYLTRRLKDHSLLQAIARVNRLYEDESGSKTKDFGYVIDYVGVLGELDQALTTYSALEGFDADDLKGALASIQDEVKQLPQRHAELWDLFKTVKNRQDEESFEQLLADEKLRADFYERLSAYAKTLGIALSSERFITDTPEQKLRAYKNDLKRFVNLKAAVKLRYAESVDYRDFEPRIQKLLDTHISASEVVQLNAPVNIFDEAAFQKVVEEQGAGSDKNLGAKADMIAHATRRTIHERLEQDPAFYEKFSKLIQQAIDDYRARRLSDLEYLQRVTEIKDAVVSRKGDDLPPALNGDADAAAVYGLLRPFVANHLSDAEQAQNTAAEAAMAVWDIFRRNRKVGYWDDLDAQRRTMNAIDDYLYDEVKGARGIALSTEEMDEIIEKTMQLARHRMAR, via the coding sequence ATGAGTACCCCTGACGCCAGCCAAAGTTCGGAGCGCAGTTTCCGCTTCGACGAAAAATACCTGTCCCAGATCCCGGCCCTGCAGGTGCTGGTCAACCTGGGCTATCAATATCTGACGCCCGCCGAGGCGCTGGCCGCGCGCGGCGGCAAGGCCGGCAACGTGCTGCTGGAAGAGATCCTGCGCGAGCAACTGAAGAAGCTGAACCGCATCCAGCACAAGGGCGGCAGCTACCTGTTCAGCGAGGAGAACATCCAGAGTGCCATCCAGCGCCTGAAGAACGTCAAGTACGACGGCCTGCTCAGGACCAACGAGGCGGTGTACGACCTGCTGACGTTGGGCCTGGCGCTGGAGCAGTCCGTCGAGGGCGACCTGAAGAGCTTCACGCTGAACTACGTGGACTGGCGCAACCCGGCCAACAACGTCTATCACGTGGCCGCCGAGTTTGCGGTGGAGCGCACCCGCAGCGTCGAGACTTGCCGGCCGGACGTGGTGCTATTCGTCAACGGCATCCCCTTCGCGGTGATCGAATGCAAGTCGCCCAGGGTCGAGGTGGATCAGGCCATCTCGCAGACCATCCGCAACCAGCGCGACGAATACATCCCGCGCCTGTTCACGTACACGCAGATGGTGCTGGCGCTCAACAAGAACGAGGCCCGCTACGCCACCACCGGCACCCCAGCCAAGTTCTGGTCGAAGTGGAAGGAGGACGTGGCGGACGCCGATCTCGCGCCACTGCTGGAGCGCCCGTTGCCGGAGTCGGTCAAGGCCTCGCTGTTTGATCTGGCCTTTGCCGAGCTGGGCGTGCGCGAGGAGATTGCGCCCTACCTGGTCGGCCGGCAGGTGACCGAGCAGGACCGCACGCTTTACGCCCTGTGCCGCCCTGAGCGCCTGCTGGAGATGGCCTGGGCCTTTACCGTGTTCGACGGCGGCGTGCGCAAGATCGCGCGCTATCAGCAGGTGTTTGCCATTCAGGAGGTGCTGCAGCGGGTCAGGCAAATTGAACCGGCCCTCTCCCCCGGCCCCTCTCCCGCAAGCGGGCGAGGGGAGTTTCGCCGCCGCGGCGGCATCGTCTGGCACACCCAGGGCTCGGGCAAGTCGCTGACCATGGTGATGCTGGCGCGCGCACTGGCGCTGGAGCCGGCCATCCGCAATCCGCGCATCGTGCTGGTGACCGACCGGGTGGATCTGGACAAGCAGCTCGGCAACACCTTCGCCGCCTGCGGCCTTGCACCCGACCGGGCCGAGAGCGGCCGCCATCTGGTCGAACTGGTGTCCGACGGCAAGGCGCACATCGTCACCACCCTGGTGCACAAGTTCGACAAGGCGCTGGCCTACAAAAAGTTCAGCGATGCCTCGCCCGACATCTTCGTGCTGGTGGACGAGACCCAGCGCACCCAGCTGGGCGGCTATTCGGCGCGCATGCGGCAGATGTTCCCCAATGCCTGCTACATCGGCTTCACCGGCACACCGCTGCTGACCCGCGAGAAGAGCGACGTGGCCAAGTTCGGCGGCGTGATCCACACCTATGCCATCGACCAGGCGGTGGCCGACGGCGCCATCGTGCCGCTGCTCTACGAAGGGCGCATGGTGGAGCTGGAGCAGAACCAGGCGGCGATCGACATCTGGTTCGAACGCCACACCCAGGGGCTGACCGACCAGCAGAAAACTGATCTCAAAAAGAAATACGCCCGCGCCGAAATGCTGAACAAGGCCGAGCAGGTGATCTACATGCGCGCCTTCGACATCAGCGAGCACTACCGCCAGAACTGGCAGGGCACCGGCTTCAAGGCGCAGCTGGTGGCGCCCAACAAGGCGGCGGCGCTGCGCTACAAAGCGTTTCTGGACGAGCTGGGCGCGGTCAGCAGCGAGGTGATCATCTCGCCACCCGACGAGCGCGAAGGCTTCGACGAGATCGACGCCGAGGAGTCCACCGACGCGGTGGTGGCCTTCTGGCAGCGCATGATGAAGCGCTACGGCTCGGAGGAGGACTACAACAAGCAGATCGTCAACGCCTTCAAGTTCGGCGACGAGCCGGAAATCCTGATCGTGGTGGACAAGCTGCTGACCGGCTTCGATGCACCGCGCAACACGGTGCTCTACCTGACCCGGCGGCTCAAGGATCATTCCCTGTTGCAGGCCATTGCCCGGGTGAACCGCCTGTACGAGGACGAGTCCGGCAGCAAGACGAAGGACTTCGGCTATGTCATCGACTACGTGGGTGTGTTGGGCGAGCTGGACCAGGCGCTGACCACCTACAGCGCGCTGGAAGGCTTCGATGCGGACGACCTCAAGGGCGCGCTGGCCTCGATCCAGGATGAGGTAAAGCAACTCCCGCAGCGCCACGCGGAGCTGTGGGACCTGTTCAAGACGGTGAAGAACCGTCAGGACGAAGAGTCCTTCGAACAACTGCTGGCCGATGAGAAGCTGCGCGCCGATTTTTACGAGCGGCTGTCGGCCTACGCCAAGACCTTAGGGATTGCGCTGTCCAGCGAACGTTTCATCACCGACACACCCGAGCAGAAGCTGCGCGCCTACAAGAACGACCTCAAGCGCTTCGTCAATCTGAAGGCAGCCGTGAAGCTGCGCTATGCCGAGTCAGTGGACTACCGCGACTTCGAGCCGCGCATCCAGAAGCTGCTGGACACGCACATCTCGGCCTCCGAGGTGGTGCAGCTGAACGCGCCGGTGAACATCTTCGACGAGGCCGCATTCCAGAAGGTGGTCGAGGAGCAGGGTGCGGGCAGCGACAAGAACCTTGGAGCCAAGGCCGACATGATCGCCCACGCCACCAGGCGCACCATCCACGAACGGCTGGAGCAGGACCCGGCCTTCTACGAGAAGTTCTCCAAACTGATCCAGCAGGCCATCGACGACTACCGCGCCCGGCGCCTGTCCGATCTGGAGTACCTGCAGCGGGTCACCGAGATCAAGGACGCCGTGGTCTCGCGCAAGGGCGATGACCTGCCGCCGGCACTGAACGGCGATGCCGACGCGGCCGCCGTCTATGGCCTGCTGCGCCCCTTCGTGGCGAACCACCTCAGCGACGCCGAGCAGGCTCAGAACACCGCCGCCGAAGCAGCGATGGCGGTGTGGGACATCTTCCGCCGCAACCGCAAGGTGGGTTATTGGGATGACCTCGATGCCCAGCGCCGGACCATGAACGCGATCGACGACTACCTCTACGACGAGGTCAAGGGCGCACGCGGCATCGCGCTCTCGACCGAAGAGATGGACGAGATCATCGAGAAAACCATGCAGCTCGCCCGCCACCGGATGGCGAGGTGA
- a CDS encoding DUF3800 domain-containing protein, giving the protein MTQCAYVFLDEGGNFDFSPTGTRYFVMSSVAMRRPFPAHGPLDDYKHDCLEYGLDTEYFHCADDNTHVRRKVFELIAGHLGSLRIDSLIVEKAKTGPALRADEAFYPKMLGYLLRYVVEREVVNGVEELIVITDTIPVQKKRKAVEKAIKSVLAAMLPAGMRYRILHHASRSHYGLQVADYCNWAVFRKWQRGETEFYDQIKPALRSEFDIFRTGVTYYY; this is encoded by the coding sequence ATGACGCAATGTGCCTACGTTTTTCTCGACGAGGGCGGGAACTTCGATTTCAGCCCCACCGGCACGCGCTACTTCGTGATGAGCAGCGTGGCCATGCGTCGCCCGTTTCCGGCCCATGGTCCACTCGATGACTACAAGCATGACTGTCTGGAGTACGGGTTGGATACCGAGTATTTCCACTGCGCCGACGACAACACCCATGTGCGGCGCAAGGTGTTCGAGCTGATCGCCGGGCATCTGGGCTCACTGCGCATCGACAGCCTGATCGTGGAAAAGGCGAAGACTGGCCCGGCGCTGCGGGCCGATGAAGCCTTCTATCCGAAGATGCTCGGCTACCTGCTGCGCTATGTGGTCGAGCGTGAGGTGGTCAATGGGGTCGAGGAGCTGATCGTCATCACCGACACCATCCCGGTGCAGAAGAAGCGCAAAGCGGTGGAGAAAGCCATCAAGTCGGTTCTGGCAGCCATGCTGCCGGCGGGAATGCGCTACCGCATTTTGCATCACGCCTCGCGCTCCCATTACGGGTTGCAGGTAGCGGATTACTGCAACTGGGCGGTGTTCCGGAAATGGCAACGCGGGGAGACGGAGTTCTACGACCAGATCAAACCGGCCTTGCGCAGCGAGTTCGACATCTTCAGGACGGGGGTGACTTATTACTACTAA
- a CDS encoding restriction endonuclease subunit S, giving the protein MTDLSRLQEFRLGDACEIAVGRDLVEDRFSVTKTGTHVYPVFSNSVENYGLYGFYDFPEYERKAVTIVGRGAGLGTAFIRDAGFGAIGRLLVLFPNENVDPDYLAEYINDKIEFHVESSGIPQLTGQQCAGYKILLPSIPEQRLIASALTSWNTAIQKTEQLIAAKERHYSHELSRLISRGQHPHAHVGTFAEEVSARNRGGKWRTVSLSDVTTVWKGQQLNKDAMVEDGAYYALNGGIKPSGRTTAWNCETDTITVSEGGNSCGFVSYNRERFWCGGHCYALTKLAKDVDAHYLFHYLKGKQARVMALRVGSGLPNIQKSDLEAFPVVLPDLVTQTAIARYLNALREEIDLLGQSVVALKTQKRGLMQKLLTGQWRLPAQEKAVSA; this is encoded by the coding sequence ATGACGGACCTATCGCGCCTGCAAGAGTTTCGATTGGGGGATGCCTGCGAAATCGCAGTTGGTCGTGATCTCGTCGAGGATCGCTTTTCAGTTACAAAAACTGGCACGCATGTTTACCCTGTATTTTCCAATTCGGTAGAGAACTATGGGCTCTATGGCTTCTACGATTTTCCTGAATATGAACGCAAAGCAGTTACGATAGTTGGACGAGGCGCTGGGCTTGGAACAGCATTCATCCGCGATGCTGGATTTGGGGCGATTGGACGCCTTCTGGTGCTATTCCCCAATGAGAACGTCGATCCTGACTATCTCGCGGAGTACATAAACGACAAGATCGAATTTCATGTTGAGAGTAGTGGAATCCCTCAGCTCACAGGGCAGCAATGCGCAGGGTACAAGATACTTCTCCCCAGTATTCCTGAGCAGAGATTAATCGCCTCAGCGCTGACAAGCTGGAACACCGCCATCCAGAAAACCGAGCAACTGATCGCGGCGAAGGAGCGGCACTACAGCCACGAACTGTCGCGCCTAATCAGCCGGGGCCAGCACCCGCACGCCCACGTCGGCACCTTTGCCGAGGAGGTCTCCGCCCGTAATCGCGGTGGCAAGTGGCGAACCGTTTCGCTCTCCGACGTCACCACCGTGTGGAAGGGTCAGCAACTCAACAAGGACGCGATGGTCGAGGATGGCGCCTACTACGCACTCAATGGCGGCATCAAGCCATCTGGCCGCACCACAGCATGGAACTGCGAGACTGACACCATCACGGTCAGCGAGGGCGGCAACTCGTGCGGCTTCGTGTCCTATAACCGCGAGCGATTCTGGTGCGGCGGACACTGCTACGCCCTTACGAAGCTTGCGAAAGACGTTGATGCGCATTACCTGTTTCACTACCTGAAGGGCAAGCAAGCTCGGGTAATGGCGCTGCGCGTTGGGTCTGGACTGCCGAACATCCAGAAATCGGACCTCGAAGCCTTCCCGGTCGTGCTACCCGACCTGGTCACCCAAACCGCCATCGCCCGCTACCTCAACGCCCTGCGCGAGGAGATCGACCTGCTCGGCCAGTCTGTGGTGGCACTCAAGACCCAGAAGCGCGGCCTGATGCAGAAGCTGCTCACTGGCCAGTGGCGGCTTCCCGCTCAGGAAAAGGCTGTTTCGGCATGA